The following is a genomic window from Amycolatopsis acidiphila.
CGATGGGAACCCGGCATCACGATTCCGGCCGAGCTGTCACCGCGAGCGCCCGAGCACAACCGGGCCACACCCCAAGAGCACATCACTATCGGCCGCATCGTCGCCGGGCTCGTCGAAGTCCTTGACGCGCAGCGTCGGCTACAGCAGGTCCAAGACCATCTCACGCCGCAGCTCTACCTCGTCCTGCAAAATCACCTCGCACACCGGAACGTCACAACGCCACAGGGCTACCGGCTGCGCACCCTACGCACCTTCAAGCCACGGCCGCACGTCATCGAGGCGTGGGGCAGTGCGGCCAACGCTCAGCAGGTGCGGGCCGTGGCTGCGCGGCTCGAGCATTTTCGCTACGGCTGGTTGTGTACAGCTGCCGTCATACTTCAACGACCGAGCGGCGACCGGTAAGTACACCGAGAATTGCGCCAACCTTGCAGTGAACTGGTGAAGTGCCGGTAGATTTCCTTGTCGAACTTCACCCGATCATCCGGCACGTTCTCGTAACGACCACCTAGTTCAGCCCACTCATTTGCCGTCGCTTGATGCGATGCATACTTAAACTTGTCATACAGCGTCGGCCCATTGAACAAAAACCAGAAGTATCCATAGTCAGCGTTTACGCGTGTGCTTAGCTCCCGCAGCTCAGCAGTAGCAGGATCACGGAAATACTTCCCCGGAGCAGCCTCGAAGAGTCCGGCGTTTTCATCGAGCAGGCCGGCCACGACATGGCAGACGTAGAGATGGGCGAGTAGCCGGGCTTCTTTCGTGTAGGGCTGCGACAGGCCAGAACCAGTCCCTCCTCGATGGTGATTGCTGTCCACGTGTAGATCGCGTGAGGCGCCGTGTGTCGGATGAAGAAACTTGCCAAGAAACGTATAGTGCGCTTCAACTCGCGCGATGCCTGCTTTATCCAAAATACCGTTCAGTTCCAAACACTGAAGCAACGCATCATAGGAGAGGAAATACCGGTACCGCTCCGTCTCATCCTCTCGATGCTTCTTGAAGGCTTTTTTGACGTCGTCTTCCAGTTCATGGAAGACGAAGTAGCGATCTTCCGGCAGACGCATAGCTTCAGGTTGAAACTCTTGAAAATGAAAGAAGTGTAACGGAATAAAGAACTCCGGATCATCTGCCCCTGTCAGTCCCTCGTAAATGTACATCAGGTGCCGCTTCGCGCGCGGATACTTCTCGATACCGAGACAGTTTGTCTCACCCTGGGCTCGTTCAGCCGCCCAGTCAGCCCGCCGCCGTGTTAGATACTTCTTGAAATCGCCCTCACTCAGATCAGTGCGGTCTTGTAACTTGAAGAACTTGCGACCGCGACACATAAGCATGTATAGCAGGTAATTTTCCAGCAATGACCGCGCCAACCCGAGGCCATCAGCGACCTTATCGTTCTCTAATAGCAGCAAGCAACTCTCAGCAGTCTCCATGCGCAGATTGACAAACTCTGTCATATCGTCGTACATCGCATTTTCGACGTCGCCACCTACGATCTTCTCTCCCCATGCCTTATAGGCAGTTAGTATCTCGCGGGTCGTCGTAGCCACTCTGGCAATTTCGCCGTCTATAAGAGAATACACAAGACATATAATAGCTACGAGTTCCCGGATAGGGAAGTACCGCTCCGATTCCGCTCGAGCGACAGGTTGTAGCCATCGACATGCGGGACGGGCCGTCACCGGCGGAGCGCGTACGAGCAGTCGTAGCCCGCCTTCACCATCTTGGACACGGATGGCTCCGCACCGCGGTTGCTTTGGTGTGACGAGTTAGTCAATAGACGTTTTTCCGAGAGCACGCCAAAACTGGAGCTTTCGAAGCAATGCGTCCCAGAATGATTGACGCTGCGGCCGTCGTTCTACCGCTTCCATTCGCGGCCCGAAACCGTGGCCATTCAGCCTGGCGCGTGTTAGGTCACTAACGGTTATAGTATTTATGGCGGTTTGCCTTCGGGCGTCGTGGACGATTCTTTTTTGTTCTTCACTTAGCGTAGCTTCCCAGTCGAGATGCAACTTCTGGGCCTCATCATCCGCAGGGATATTTATTGGGATGGCCGTCAATCTGCCAATGCCCATCATGCTGTGGCTGCATATCCAGTCCATGTACTTTCCCGGACGACCAAAGCTGCGGTTCTCGCCATACTCATAGAATGACGCACCTCGCGTTAAGTAGATTTCACTAGGTTGATCCGGAAGGCCTGAAAATGTTGTCTTACCGAGCTTCACAGGGAAAGCACTCGAACTGCCGACGAACCCAAGAAAAAAACGCGGCTTGAACCGCTTGCTGCATGCGGTAAGCGAGTAGCGGCGGATCGATTCATCTTTGCCGACGAGTATCTGCACGTATCCGTCACCGGCGAGCGGCCAGACGTATTCCGTGAACTCCTCTTGAGCTTCGTCTGAAAACGTGTTCTTGTACGCGGCAGTACCGAATAGCTCAAAGGCGTGCTTAATCTGGAGACCAAGACTCAACTGGCCGTATAGCTTGATCCAGCGCCGCCGCCGGCCAAACGACTTCCGCCACGCTTCGAGCACTGTTTTTGATATAGCCAAGGCAGCGACGACTGAACCTGCGTTCTTCAGCATGGGGCCACCCGCGTTGACGGTCGCATCCCAGATAGCCGGTATATCAACAGTCACTCTGCCAGTATCCGCTAGCTCGCTCCTTCGTGCTACCTCAAATTCAAAATTGTCGACGTGCCAGGTCGGCAAACCTCCACACGGTTACCAGACCTCGTTGTACCCGCCGCATTAGCGGCCTGGCTGTTTGCCGAACTGGAGTGCCGTTACGTCTCCGGCTAATTGAAGATTACCGAGCGGGCACAGGCGACCTGCTCAAGCTCATGGCGTACTTCCTCAGGAACCGTCTCCGTGACCACGCCAGCACTACCGGCAACAGCCCCGTCATTTAATGTGACTTCGGCGACGCGGAGGGAATCTACCTGGGATGCGTTACCTGCTAAGCAGATCGCGGCAGCCACCCAGACGTCACCGGTCGCTTCCCCTGGGAACGGGTTCTTCTTTCCCAGGTCCCAGCTGACCGCGAAGTTTGGACGAGCGTCGGATTGCCCGGGTTGGACGTAGCTTCCCTCAGGGTGTTCCTTCAACGCGACGGCGTAGCCCACCAAATAGGCTCCCGGGGCGGCCGCCGTCAGCGGGATTGATCCCCCGGGGTCGCGGTCTCCAAGCTCGACCTTCGCAACTGGCGGCGCGAAGGGAAGCCCGTGGCCCTCGCACGACGCATCAGGTTTCCCGAGTGGCCCTTCACCACCTTGGAAGCCCACGAACGCAGCTGGCACATAACGATCTGGCAGCCCGTGCACAATGAGCCAGCGAATATCCGGGAAGTGCGGTTCAAGCGTGATGTCCTGCTGTGGTTCGCCCAGGCAGTAGCCGTCGATGCCGATGGTGCAGGACGCCGGGAAGTGATCGTTCTGTTTGAACTGCCGACCGGGTCCACTCCGCGAATTGGCGCCTTGCTCGGTGGTCTGGGCGTAAAACGCGGCGCCCTCCAGAGGGGCATTAGCACACGCTGCTGCTGCGGCGCCCCGCGGCGTCTCCGGGAAGAAGTACTGGGCGGTCGCGAATGCTCCCGTGCCGACCGCGACGAAACTCGCCAGAAGGGTAATCGCGCCCTGTGGCTGCGCGGGCTTTCTGGTCGCCCCACGGTAGAGCAAGGCAGCACCGCCGACAGCCGTTGCGGCCATGAACGCGTTGATGTTGCCGATACCCCCAGCGTAGATCTGGCCATCATGGAACCACACGAGCCGTACAACTGGCGGTGCGATGATCAGCACTATTCCGAGGATGATAAAGAACCAGTTTCTTTTTCGCTCTTCGCTCACGCGACTGCTCCTAGCTCAGCTCGCGGCAGGGGCACGTCTTCTGCCATACATGCGCTTACCTGACGAACCGGGCGTCACACCAGCACGGGTACTCGGCGTTCGTACCACTACTAACGGTCAACTTCACACGGCTGGTACCCGTAACACTGACATCGAACGATACGCTAGCTGGCCATTCCACTTTTTCCGGCGGCCGCAACACTGAACCCGTAGACGAGTAGATGGCGAAGTACACGAGCCCGTCGATCGTTGCGTCGTGGCGAGTATCGTCAGTCAGTCCAAAGGTTCCGGTGAACCTTGTGTAGCCGGATGGGATGTTGACCTCAACATCGTACGTGCAGTTGCTACAGTTCGTGAACCGATAGGAGTAACTGGACGGGTAGTCCTGATTCCCAATTGTGGCAGCACCACGTCGGGGCGAAGAGGGTTGACGAATGAAGTTTCTATCAGGAAGGTTACTCAGAAACAACGCATCTGAACCAGCCACCACTGGGCCTTGCGTGTCAGAGGGTGTCACGGATGTCGGCAAAGAGGAAGAGGTACTCAATGTTGGCGATCCGGGAGCCGCGGTGCCCTTATCCGGTTCCGATTTAATGTGAGCGGCCCAGATCACACCTCCTGCTGATATCAACCCCACCACGATGGCGATCGACCAACCGATAACGTGATGGCGAGTGATTTTCCCGCTACTGTCGTTGTTCTGTGGAACGTTTGCCACCTAGTACCGCCGTCTCAAAAGGTGGGGACGAGGACAAGATCCTACCGTAGCTAAGCGCTCACCGAGAAGTACAGCGCGACTGTTTCTCCACTGCTTAACTCCGGACCTGGACCTCTGCCCCATCACGACGGCGATGATCTTTTTGGCCTTTAGGCCAACTCGTCGTCGAGCACCCACACGAAGGCAACACCGGCTCTTGGAAAGACTTGTCCGTCGAACCGCACGTCGATGGTCTTCGCTGGTACCGCCGCTGGCGACTGATCCAGGTAGGAGCTATCGGGGCTCGCGAAGTAGTCGAGCACGCTCACGTAGCTGATCGGTACCGCTGTGTAATCGAACCGGACATGGAAGCCGCGGGCTGGACGCGGCAGGTCGAGGTACAGGAGATGGCCGTGGCGCTGCACGAGCGCCCGGTAGGTGAAGGAGACCGTCACCTCGTCCTCGGGCTCGACCTTGCCGAGGTTCACGGCGTAGATCTGCGAGCCGCGCCGTTCGGACCGCCGGATCGTTCGCGGCTTGCCGTCAACACTGAACTCCAGCAGCTCGAAGGCCGCCTGATCGCCAGCGTCAAGCCCTGTGGTGGGATCGAAGTGCCAGACCGAGGCCACCGTCGGGTCGCGTGACAGCGCTCGGTACTCAGCCGCCTCCGCGACACAGGCAAAGCGCATTGTGCTGTTGGCTGGCCGTAGCCGATACTCCCAGCGGACAGTGGCGACAAACATCGAGCCTTTGCCAGTCACGGGGCCAGCAGTCCACGGTGCCAGCGATACCGCGACGTCCACGTTGCGCCAGCGTTCGGGTGAGCGGATGACCTGATCTCGCAGGTTCGCGTACGCCTCGCTCGCCAAGTGCTGATCACCGAGCCGCATACCGAGCGCATTGGTAGCGATACGGTCAAGCGCGTCATCCGAGGCGATGTTCCGCAGCGCCTCTGGCCGAAAGGCGAAGCTGTCGAGCACAGCGTCGCGGATGGCCGGCGCTTCGTGGCGGATAGCCCGCCGTAGGTGCTCGTCAGTACGCTCGTCCGCTTCCCTCCGGGCGTAGTACTCGAAGATGACAGCAACAACACCCGCACTGAGCAGCGTGGTACCGATCTCGTCCAGGGGCCAACCAACCAGCCAGTGCCAGGTCGGCGAGGACGGTGCCGCCCCTGCCGCGGCCAGCACCCCGACGCCGAGCACAGCGGTCACCAGCCCGGCAAAACGGAGCTTAGTCTTGTAGAGACGGCGGTCGCGGAG
Proteins encoded in this region:
- a CDS encoding Rv3235 family protein, whose amino-acid sequence is MEPLKTSSEAVPQLPLELFARLAGNTALTVEQLAVPDRWEPGITIPAELSPRAPEHNRATPQEHITIGRIVAGLVEVLDAQRRLQQVQDHLTPQLYLVLQNHLAHRNVTTPQGYRLRTLRTFKPRPHVIEAWGSAANAQQVRAVAARLEHFRYGWLCTAAVILQRPSGDR
- a CDS encoding ETEC_3214 domain-containing protein, with amino-acid sequence MTVDIPAIWDATVNAGGPMLKNAGSVVAALAISKTVLEAWRKSFGRRRRWIKLYGQLSLGLQIKHAFELFGTAAYKNTFSDEAQEEFTEYVWPLAGDGYVQILVGKDESIRRYSLTACSKRFKPRFFLGFVGSSSAFPVKLGKTTFSGLPDQPSEIYLTRGASFYEYGENRSFGRPGKYMDWICSHSMMGIGRLTAIPINIPADDEAQKLHLDWEATLSEEQKRIVHDARRQTAINTITVSDLTRARLNGHGFGPRMEAVERRPQRQSFWDALLRKLQFWRALGKTSID
- a CDS encoding NPCBM/NEW2 domain-containing protein produces the protein MANVPQNNDSSGKITRHHVIGWSIAIVVGLISAGGVIWAAHIKSEPDKGTAAPGSPTLSTSSSLPTSVTPSDTQGPVVAGSDALFLSNLPDRNFIRQPSSPRRGAATIGNQDYPSSYSYRFTNCSNCTYDVEVNIPSGYTRFTGTFGLTDDTRHDATIDGLVYFAIYSSTGSVLRPPEKVEWPASVSFDVSVTGTSRVKLTVSSGTNAEYPCWCDARFVR